The Terrirubrum flagellatum nucleotide sequence CCGCAGCGCGTCCCTGCCAGTAGGCCGTGCGCGACACCGACATCGGCATGCGCGCCGCATCCGCCGCCTTGTCGAAATGCGTCTGAGCAAGTTTGGCGTCGCGCAGATAGCGCAGCGCGATCCAGCCGGCGTGGAATTCCGCCTCGACGCGCATGGCGTCCGACGAAGCGCCATGTTCGGCGGCCGCCTTGTAGGCGAGCTTCGCGTCGCCGGCGTCGAGCAGTTTGCGCGCGATCATGCGGCGCTCCGCCCACCACTCGTCGCCATCGACGAGCACGGCGGGATCGCGCGACACGCCTTCCATTTCCTTGACAGCGTCGGCGGCGCGATCGCCGCGGCGCGCGAACTGCGCGCGGGCGAACATGTAGGAGCTGTCAGCGCGCAACGGCTTCGGCACCGCTTCAAGCAACGCCTTTGCGTTCGCCGTTTTGTTCTCGACGGCTTCGCGCGCCTTCACCAGCGCGACGAAATCGGCGCCAATGCGCTGCGCCGAGCGCAGCGCCTTGCCCATTTCGTCCTTGAAGATGAAACGCTCCATGCGCGCGCGATGATCTTCGCGCCGCAGACCATCGGCGAATTCGGCGGCGAGCCGGCCTTCGGTCTCGTCCGAGATTGTCTCCTCGCGCCAGACGCTGCGGATCAGCGCGAAGGCTTCGTCGCGCTGCTTGTCGGCGAGAAGCGCGCGCGCCAGCACGATCTTGCCGGAAGCGGAGAGGGGCTTGCGGTTGGCGAAGAAGGCGCGCACGACGGGCGTCGGCTTGGCTTCAAAGGCGAGCGCTTCTTCGGCGCGGCGCTGCAGCAGCGGCTGCGTCGGCCAGTCCGGCTCTTTCTCGAGGAAGCTCAGGATGCGCGTGTAGGGCGCAAGCTTGCCGCCGCCGCGAATGAGCGTCCATTCCGCCAGCGTGCGCGCGACCGGGTCGGTCATCTTCTTGATGGCTGCGTCGACGCCCGCGACTTCGCCCTTGCGCATCTGCGCGATCATCTCGCGCATGGCGTCGATGTCGGCTTGCGGAAAGGCCGTCAGCTTCGGCGGCGCGACCGGCGGTTGCGGCGCAGGCGTCGGAACAACAGGAGGCGGCGCGATGGGCGGCAGCGCGGCCTGCTCCGACGGTTTGGCGACCGGGGGCGGGAAGGGGTCGGGCACGTCGGGCAGGATGGGCGCGTAGGCCAACTGCGACATGCCGGTCGACGGGGCGGGAAGGGCTGGAGGCGTGGTCGGCGCGGCGGCCGCCGTGGGGCTCGAAGGCGCGAGCTTTGTGGGCGCCGGCGCAGCGGAGGCCGGGCGGCTGACATCGCCAAGCGAAGCCTCGACTGCGCCAAGCTTCTCGTCTCCGCTCAACGCCGGGGAGGAACCGAGCACGTTCTTAGGCGTTTCGGGAGATGCAGGGTGCGTCCAGGGGCCAAGACTGCGCGCGCCAAATCCGACCCCGAAAGCGGCCACAACAAGGGTCGAGACAAGGATCGTGCGGGGCATGACCTCTCCGGACGCGCCATCCTATCATCGCAAGGGCCAATGGTCGCCCGCGATGGTTGGCGAAACGTTAAGCCGGCCCCCCGCGGCGTCGACCGCCCCTCGCAAGGAAATCCGGCATTTTTGCGGGTCGGTCTGTTCTCCGGAGCACTTACCGGGCTTTCCCTTGACCCACAGGCGCTCTATGTCACGCTTCCTTTAAGGACGCGGCGCGACGCCGCCGGGAGTCGGTCATGGGCCTCACAGAGCGTTTTCGCGGATCGATGACGGCGCTCGTCACCCCGTTCAAGGACGGCAAGCTCGACGAGGCGGCGTTCCGCGCGCTGGTCAACTGGCAGATCGAGAACGGCACCAAGGCGCTGGTTCCCGTCGGCACCACGGGCGAGAGCCCGACGCTGAGCCACAAGGAGCATGGCCATGTCGTCGAGTGGTGCGTTCAGGAGGCGAAGGGCCGCGTGCCCGTGATCGCCGGCGCAGGCTCGAACAATACGACCGAGGCGATCGAACTTGCGGTCCATGCCGAGAAGGCCGGCGCGGACGCGGTGCTCGTGGTCACGCCCTACTACAACAAGCCGACGCAGGAAGGCCTCTATCGCCACTTCAAGGCGATCAATGACGCCATCGGCATTCCGATCTTCATCTACAACATTCCGCCGCGTTCGGTGATCGACATGTCGGTCGAGACCATGACGCGCCTCTTCGAACTGAAGAACATCGTCGGCGTGAAGGATGCGACGGCGAATGTCGGGCGCGTCTCGCAGCAGCGTCACGCGATGGGCGCTGAATTCATCCAGCTCTCGGGCGAGGACATGACGGCGCTCGCCTTCAACGCCGCCGGCGGACATGGCTGCATCTCGGTCGTGGCCAATGTCGCGCCGCGCCTGTGCTCGGACATGCAGGAGGCGTCGCTGCGCGGCGATTACGTCGGCGCGCTGAAGATTCAGGATCGTCTCGTCCCGCTGCATGACGCGATCTTCAAGGAGCCTGGCCTCGCCGGCGCCAAGCGTGGCCTCTCGATCCTCGGCCGCATGTCGGAAGAGATCCGTCTGCCCCTGATCCCGGTGACGCCGCCGACCGGCGCGGCCATCCGGCAGGCCATGGTGCATGCCGGTCTGATTAATTCATAACGAATGGCTGAAAAGAAACCGACGCAGCGCGTTGCGGCCGATAATCGCAAGGCGCGTTACAATTACGAGATTCTCGAGACCTTCGAAGCGGGCCTCGAACTGACGGGCACCGAGGTGAAGTCGCTGCGCGGCGGCAAGGCGACGATTGCGGAAAGCTACGCCGGCCCGCAGGGAACTGACATCTTTCTCATCAACGCGAATATCCCGGAATATCTCGAAGCGAACCGCTGGAACCATTCGCCGCGCCGGCCGCGGCGTCTGCTGCTGCATCGCCGGCAGATCAACAAATTGCTTTCGGCGGTCGAGCGCGAGGGTCTTACGCTCATCCCGCTTAAGATTTATTTCAACGACAAGGGCAGGGCGAAGCTCGACCTCGCGCTGGCGCGCGGCAAGAAGCTGCATGACAAGCGCGACAGCGAGAAAAAACGCGACTGGCAGCGCGACAAGGCGCGGCTGATGCGCGGAGACAAGGGGTAGGGCGATGTCCAATCAACCCGGCCTTCTCGACGTGGACTGGTCGAAAATTCCTGCGCCGGAGGATGACGGCGCCGCCGATCATCTCGCTGGCATGCGCATCCCCGATCTCGATTTGCCGGCGACTGACGGTTCGCTTGTCTCGCTTGGCGCGCTTGCGGGCCGCACCGTGCTCTACGCCTATCCCCGCACCGGCCAGCCCGGACAGATCGCGCTCGTCGACGATTGGGACATGATCCCCGGCGCGCGCGGCTGCACGCCGCAATCCTGCGCCTTCCGCGATCACGCCGCCGACATCAGGGCGCTCGGCGTCGCCAATCTGTTCGGCCTGTCGACGCAGGACACGCCCTATCAGAAGGAAGCGGCGGAGCGACTGCATCTGCCGTTCCCGCTGCTATCGGATGAAAAGCTCGAACTGACGAAGGCGCTGAACCTGCCAACGATGGACGTCGCCGGCGTAACGCTGATCAAGCGGCTCGCGCTCGTCATCGACGACGGCGTGATCGAGAAGGTGTTCTATCCCGTCTTTCCGCCCGACCGGAACGCGATCGATGTGGTGGAATGGCTCGGCGCCAATGCGAGCGGCGACGTCGACTGAGCGAAGCAGCGTCGCTGCTTAGCCGCAGGCCCAGTCGAACTTCATGGTCTGAAAATCGAGCTGCGCGTTGCCGCCGCCGAAATTGAAACCGCCGAACGCTTCATCGAATTCGATGTAGTAGGGGCTGAAGCCTGCGGGGATGGCCTGGATCGGTCGCATCGTCCCGCCGATATGCTGGGCCGCGTGCCCCTTCGCCCATTCGTGCTCGCGCCAGTTCTCGACCTTGACGACGCCGTCCTTCCAGTAGTGCGGCGCCTGATAGCCGCTTGCGGGCGCCCCCAGCCCATAGTCTTCCTGCGGCGCCTTGCCGGCGTTCGGGTCCTCGGCGCGCGGCGACCAGCTGATAGCGCGATTGAAAGCGGGATTCTCGTCGGGAATCTGGCCGAAAATCTTGTAGAGGCCGAATTCCGCCAACGGTCTGTCGCCCGGGAAGTGCTGGCTGTCCCAATAGTCGCGCGCCGTTCCAACTTCGAGCCAGCGCGGCCTTGGCGCGCCGTGGAAATGCGCGGGGTAATTGTGGCGCGGCGGCGGGCAGAAAGGGCCTTCGAATTCCGCCTGTGTGAGAAGGATCGCAGCGTAGCCGCAATCGAGAATGTCATTCATCCGGGCCAGTCGATGGTGCGACGAACGCTCGACCTGCCAAAGCCGGCGCAGAAGCGGATCGGACGGCGCTTGCTCGCTCCGCAGCGCGTCCGCAACCGGTTCGCTGATTTCGGCTCCGCCGTCATGATGCTCCAGCGAGACGCCGAAGAAGCTCACGGCGACAATCGCCTGCCCATGGCAGCGATAATCCTCCGGCAGCAGCAGGGTGAAGCTGTGCCTGAGCGGAAATCCGTTGTGGAGATCGAGCGGCCATTCATCGGGATCGATGCCGGGCGGCAATCCGAAGCACCAGCCCTGGCCGCGCGGGCCAGTCTCCGCGATCGAGGCCGCGAGCATTTCGAAGTCGTAGGCTTTGGTGGGAAGCATTGCGTCTTCCGAAAGCGGTTGTGGCGCAGGGATAACGAATGTGACGGGCTACGCCGGCCGCAGTGTGCGGGAGAGCACAGCCCGTCGCGCCGATCGCCGATCACGATCCTGATGCGGCGGGCCTCGGCGAGTTGTTCGCTGACAGCGCCGCCAGGCCGGACGCTTGGAGAGCGAAGCTATGCCGTGGCGGTTCGGATTGGCGATCGCGGGCTTGCTCATCATCGCCGCGACGGCGTCCGCTGCGTTCGCGGCGGATAGGCCAGCGTGCGATCTCGACGCGCTGCGGCGCTATCCCGTGACGGACGCGCTGAAAAATCGCGCCGTTCCGCTTGGCATGCCCGACATTTTTTTCGCGGCTCCGGATGAAGCCTTCGATTTCCGCTCCGACTATCAGCTCGACGAAAAGGGCGCGGCGAAACTGCGGGCGGCGCTGGCGAGAGGGCTTGCGACGTTTCCGCCGGCGGGGCGGTCTGTCCTCATGCTGGCTGCGATCGCCGGCTGGACCGGTTTTCCCGACGGTCTTCTCGGCTTCTTCGTCTCGCGTAACAGCGTCCTTCTGAATGAGGCGCTTCAAACGCTCGACGCCGCCGGCTATGAATTCCACGCCACGCTTCTTCGCGAGGGAAGCGCGACTTTCGGCCCCGACTACGGAACGCAACGCGAGCGTTACGATCGCTGGAGCGATGGTCATGGACATATCCGCGACCATTCGCTGGATTTCGCGCTGCGGCGGCTTTCGACGCGCTTCCGGGCGCTGCCGTCGCTGCTTGATGCGGCCGCGGAGGAAATCGCGCGCTCGCGCGAGTTGACTGCGATCTACGAACCCCTGCGCGCCGAAGCGCCGGATGACAGAAAGCTCGCCTTTCTCGCGGGCGGTCTCTGGAAATGCCTCAATCACTATGACGAACCCGACAAGGTCGCTGCGCGGCTTGCGAGCCTGCCCGCGCCTTACGGGCGGATCATTGTCGTCTTTATCTTCAACGCCGAGATGCTGAACGGCGCCGTCGAGCAGTTCTTCTTCAATTCCTCCGGCGGGCTCGCGCCCGATGTCGCCGACGCGCTTGACGCGATGGGATTGAACAAACACGCCGACGCGGTGAGGCGCGGCGTCGCGATGTTTCCGAAGCCCTATCCCCGCGCGCTGAAGGAGCGGCGAGACTTCATGCTAGGGCAGGGACGCGCTTTCAGCGATGCGCTGAACAAACTGACCGACGCCGTCGATGACGGCGCCATTCCCGGCGCGATGGTAAAGACCGCGCGCGACGCCGGCGTCCTGCCGAATTGAAAAAGCCCGGCTAGATCACGCCGCACTTTGATTGAATCAATCAAAGTGCGGCGTGATCGATTCCAAATTTTAGAGCATGGCTCTCGCAGCGCGAACGCTCGCGTTCGTCGCGGAAAAACCGGTTTCCACTTTTTCGCGCCATGCTCTAGGCCGGGCTTTTTGTCGAGAATGTCTTTGCTCGTCAGGCCGTCGCCTTCTTGAAATTTGCCGAGGCCTTGTCCCAGTTCACCACGTTCCACCACGCCTTCACATAATCGGCGCGGCGCGACTGGTGCTTGAGATAGTAGGCGTGCTCCCAGACATCGATGCCGATCACGGCGCCTTTCGCCTGCATCTCCATATGCGGCGTGTCCTGATAGGGCGTGTTGAAGACCGCGAGCTTCTTGTCCTTGTCGACTGCGAGCCAAGCCCAGCCCGAGCCGAAGCGCCCGAGCGCGGCGGCCGCCAGCCGCTCCTGGAATTTGGCGAGATCGCCGAAGGCGCCGTCGATCGCCGCCTCGAGATCGCCTGTCGGCTCCTTAGGCCCGCCAGGCGTCATCAGCTCCCAGAAGTAGGTGTGATTCCAGTGGCCGCCGAGATTGTTGCGCACGACGCCGCGAATCGCCTCCGGCACGGAAGAGAGATTGGCGAGCGTCTGCTCCATCGGAGCCTTGGCGACGTCGCCGAGCTGGCCCGCAATGTTGTTGAGATTCGCGACATAGGCCGCGTGATGATTCGTGTGATGGATGCGCATGGTCGCCGTGTCGATATGCGGCTCCAGCGCTTCATAGGCGTAGCCCAGCGGCGGCAGCTTGAATGGCGGCTCGGTCTGGGCGCGCACAGTCTGCGCGAACACCGTTCCGGCGCCGGCTGCGCCCAACGCCCTGATGATCTGCCGTCGATCCATACTCTTTCTCCCGGAACGGCTCCGCCGGAGGGCGGAGTTCCCTTAGGGTCTGTACTCGCTCTCGGAGCGCTCAGCGTTCGCTCAAGGGCCGTCGAGGGCAAGGAGACGGCGCGAAGATGGTGTTGTCCACCATCGAGCGACGTGTCCGCCGCCATCGGCGGCCCTTCAGCGAACCCAAAGGGCGCGGCGAAAAGCGCTCATGTCAAGGCTTCGCGTCCTCGACCGTGGGATAACCACGGCCTTCGTCCGCGAAACCCGCCCTGAACGCTTTTCGACTCGCGCGCTGAGCACTCCGAGAGTGAGTACAGACCCTAGGTTATACACCGGGAAAGGCGTCGTGGATGCGGCGCAGATGGCCCAAGGCGACTGCCGCCCCGGGCTGTCGCTCAGGAATCGTTCGATCCGCCCGACGAACCAGGCGTCACGGCATTGCGCCCGCCGACCGACAGGCGCTCCGAGCGCTCGAAGCGCTGGAATCTGACCGGGCGTTCGCCCCGCTGCTCTTCGCCATTCTCGCCCTGGATGAAGCGGGGGAGGCGCTCGCCGCGCTCGGCCCGCTCCTGCGGGTCGCGACCGATACGCTCGATCAGGCGGGCGATGTCGATGAATTCGTCGGCCTGACGACGCAGATCGTCGGAGACCATCGGCGGCTGCGTCGTGATCGTCGAAACGACCGACACCCGCACGCCCTTGCGCTGCACCGCTTCGACCAAAGGCGTGAAATCGCCGTCGCCGGAGAAGAGCACCATGTTGGTCATGAAGGGAGCGAGCTCGAGCGCGTCGACCGCGATCTCGATATCCATATTGCCCTTGACCTTGCGTCGCCCCATCGAATCGACGAATTCCTTCGCCGGCTTCGTCACGACCCGATAGCCGTTATAGTCGAGCCAATCGACGAGCGGACGGATGGACGAATACTCCTGATCCTCGATCAGGGCGGTGTAGTAATAGGCGCGGATCAAAGTTCCTCGCGACCGGAACTCGTTCAGCAGTCTCTTGTAGTCGATATCGAAGCCGAGGGTCTTCGTGGTCGCGTAAAGATTTGCGCCGTCAATGAAAAGTGCGATTCGGTCTGACTGGTTCATGATATCCGTTGCTGATCCGACGACGACACCCGGACCTGCACACGCCAAAGTCGCCCTTGGAGCGTCTTCTGTCCGCAGCCGTCCGCCCCCCGGCGCTGTCAACAAGCCTCGTTGAACGCCCGCGCACAGACGAAGTCAAGACGAAACGCGTTTCCCTGTTGTAAATGGCCTTGCCACCGCCTTAAATCTTGTTCTAACAAGGGCTTTCGCCTTTCCTTGCGCCGGGCGCCGATCGGGTGTATGCGGCCGCAGCTCCCTTCATGATCCCGGATACCAGAGTCGAGGTCGCCTGATGGCCCGCGTCACCGTTGAAGATTGCGTCGACAAGGTCGACAACCGTTTCGAGCTCGTGCTGCTCGCGAGCCATCGCGCCCGGATGATCTCGCAGGGCGCCTCGATCACGGTTCCGCGCGACAACGACAAGAATCCGGTCGTCGCGCTGCGCGAGATCGCGGACGAGACGGTCACTCCCGACGATCTCAAGGAAGAACTGATCCACTCGCTGCAGAAGTATGTCGAGGTCGACGAGCCCGAGGCGGAAGCCGTGCCGCTGATCGGCGCCGCGCCGGCCGCGGCGGCCGTTGTCTCGTCTGGCGATGATTCGGAGGTCCAGTTCGACCGCATGACCGAGGAAGACCTGCTGCGTGGCCTCGAAGGCCTCGTGCCGCCGTCTGACACCGATACGGACGAAGAATAAGTCTCCACGACGCTCTCGCGTCCTGGGAAAGCCGGCCTTCGGGTCGGCTTTTGCATTTCGGAAAGGCTGAAATCCCAGCTTCGCTTGGCGCCGCGCGTTTGACCGACAATATTAGCTGCGATGAACGCGGTCGCAGCCATTTCCGATCGGCGCCCCATGATGCGCCAGTACGAACTCGTCGAACGGGTGAAAAGCTATAACCCGGACGCCGACGAGGAGCTGCTCAATCGCGCCTATGTCTATGCGATGAAGGCTCATGGCGCGCAGAAGCGCGCCTCCGGCGATCCCTATTTCGCCCATCCGCTCGAAGTCGCGGCGATCCTCACCGACCTCAAGCTCGACGACGCGACCATCGTCGCCGCTGTGCTGCACGACACGATCGAGGACACGGCCGCGACCCGCGAGGAGATCGAGAAGCTTTTCGGCCACAAGATCGCGGCGCTCGTCGAGGGACTGACCAAGATCAAGAAGCTCGACTTCGTCTCGACCAAGGCGAAGCAGGGCGAGAATTTCCGCAAGCTCCTGCTCGCGGTGGCGCAGGACGTGCGCGTGCTGCTGGTCAAGCTCGCCGACCGCCTGCACAACATGCGCACGCTGCACTATGTGCCGGAGGAGAAGCGCAAGCGCATCGCCGAGGAAACGCTCGACATCTACGCGCCGCTTGCGGGCCGCATGGGCATGCAGGGCATGCGCGACGAGCTTGAAGATCTTTCCTTCAAGCATCTTCTGCCCGACGCCTACGCCATGATCAGCAAGCGCCTGGCGGAGCTGACGGAGCGCAGCGGCAAGGCGATCCAGACGATTGAGAGAGACCTTCTGCGTCAGCTCAGGGCGCGCGGCCTGCAATGCGACGTCAAGGGCCGGCGCAAGCATGGCTATTCGATCTGGCGCAAGATGGAGCGCAAGAACATCTCGTTCGAGCAGCTCTCCGACATCTTCGGATTCCGCGTGCTCGTGGACAAGATCGAGGATTGCTATCTCGCGCTCGGCGTCGTTCATACGACTTGGCCGATGGTGCCGGGACGTTTCAAGGACTACATCTCGACGCCGAAGCAGAACGACTATCGTTCGCTGCACACCACGGTTATCGGTCCGGGATCGCAGCGCGTCGAACTGCAGATCCGCACGCAAACGATGCACAAGCTGGCGGAATACGGCATCGCCGCGCACGCGCTCTACAAGGAAGGATTCGACACCCTCGTTGGCGGCGCGCTCGAACAGGAAAGCCTCGCCTATCAGTGGCTGAAGCGCACGGTCGCGCTGCTGACCGAAGAGGACAATCCCGACGAATTCCTCGAGCACACCAAGCTCGAACTGTTCCACGACCAGGTGTTCTGCTTCACGCCGAAGGGCCGGTTGATCGCGTTGCCGCGCGGCGCGACGCCGATCGATTTCGCCTATGCTGTGCATACCGGCATCGGCAATTCGGCGGTCGGTTGCAAGGTCAATGGCCGCACGGCGCCGCTGATCTCGGAACTCGCCAATGGCGACGAGGTCGAGATCATCAGCGCGCCCGGCCAGACGCCGCCGGCGGCGTGGGAATCGCTCGTCGTCACCGGCAAGGCGCGGGCCGCCATCCGCCGCGCCACCCGCGCGGCGACGCGCCGGCAATATGCCGGCCTCGGCCGCCAGATCGTCGAGCGCGCCTTCGCCCGCGCCGAGAAGACCTATGCGGACGACAAGGTGAAGGCCGTGCTGCCGCGCCTCGCGCGCGCTTCGCTCGACGATCTCTTCGCTTCGGTTGGGCGCGGCGAGATGGCGTCGAGCGACGTGCTGAAGGCTGTCTATCCCGGCGCGACGATCGACCCGAAGGCGCCGGCGCCGACCGCGCCGCAGGATCCGGACTGGGTCGGGCTGAAGAAGGACAAGAACGTCAAGGTGAAGGCGCAGAAGCGCAAGCCGGACGACGGCGCGGCGATCCCGATCACCGGGCTCGATCACGATCTGCCGGTGCGCTTCGCGCCTGATGGAGGTGCAGTGCCGGGCGACCGCATCGTCGGCATCCTGACGCCCGGCGAGGGCATCACGATCTACCCCATTCAGTCGCCGGCGCTCGCCGCGTTCGACAATGAGCCGGATCGCTGGGTCGACGTGCGCTGGGACGAGGAGGCGGCGCGCAACCGGCGTTTTCCCGCGCGCATCGCCCTGCGCAGCGTGAACGAGCCCGGCACGCTCGCCCAAATCACCTCGATCATCGCCGAGCATGACGGCAATATCGACAATATCGAGATGCGGCGGCCGGCGCCCGACTTCACCGAACTCGCGATCGACCTTGCGGTCTGGGACCTGAAGCATCTCAACGCGATCATTTCACAATTGCGCGCCCGGCCGGTGATCAACCGGGCGGAGCGGGTGAACGGGTGAGGTTTCACGCCGTCCGGCGCCGCAAATTGATCGAAGCCGGCAATCAAATGCTCAGGCCGGCTGCGCGGAAGGTCGGAAGGCGCTTGCATCCGGGCGGGTCAGGCGCATAGAGGCTGACCCTCGGACAGGTTTGGAAACAAAGCGGATGACATCGGCCGGTTTGGCGAGGGGGGCGTTGACGGCGGGAATGGCGGCGCTGTTCGCCATTTGGCTGCCCGCGGCGGCGCAGGCCCAGACCCCGCCCGCGGCAGCGCCCGTGGCGCAGCAGATGGCGCTCGACACGCTGAAGAAGCGCCCCTGGCTCGGATCGCTCAGGAGCGTGCTCGCCGAGACCAATGCGCAGGCGAAGTCGAAGCTCGACGCCGCGTTCGAAGACCTCTGGAGCGAGCAGCAGACGCTCGCCGAGGCCGAGAAGCGTATCGACGCCGGCCTGCGCGAGGGCAGGCCGCCGGCGATCGGCGCCGTCAATGATGCGCTCGATCTCAGCGCGACGGCGATCGCGACGCGGGCCGGCTGTTTCGCGGCCTTCGTCCAGCGGCCGGAGTTCAGGCAACAGGCTGCGGCGCTGGCGGCGCTGAAAGTCGACGGCAAGACGCCGGAGCCGTTCCGCTCCGCCATCAGGGATTACGCGGTCGCGCCCTGCGACGCGCCGCAGACGGCGAAGGATTTCGATCCGCGCCGCGCCTGGGAGGCGGGACGCAAGCTATTCAACACGGCGGCGGGCGGCGGCGGCATGCGCACGCTGGCGCGCTTCCTCGATGACCGCAATCTCCTGAAGACGCCGACCGCGGCCGATCAGGCGGCGGCCGCGAAAGCCGCCGTCGAAGCGAATTTCCAGCATTTCGACGGTCTCTATGACGGCCATACGGAGCTGGTGAAAAG carries:
- a CDS encoding lytic transglycosylase domain-containing protein; translation: MPRTILVSTLVVAAFGVGFGARSLGPWTHPASPETPKNVLGSSPALSGDEKLGAVEASLGDVSRPASAAPAPTKLAPSSPTAAAAPTTPPALPAPSTGMSQLAYAPILPDVPDPFPPPVAKPSEQAALPPIAPPPVVPTPAPQPPVAPPKLTAFPQADIDAMREMIAQMRKGEVAGVDAAIKKMTDPVARTLAEWTLIRGGGKLAPYTRILSFLEKEPDWPTQPLLQRRAEEALAFEAKPTPVVRAFFANRKPLSASGKIVLARALLADKQRDEAFALIRSVWREETISDETEGRLAAEFADGLRREDHRARMERFIFKDEMGKALRSAQRIGADFVALVKAREAVENKTANAKALLEAVPKPLRADSSYMFARAQFARRGDRAADAVKEMEGVSRDPAVLVDGDEWWAERRMIARKLLDAGDAKLAYKAAAEHGASSDAMRVEAEFHAGWIALRYLRDAKLAQTHFDKAADAARMPMSVSRTAYWQGRAAEARGDAPAAQAFYRKAAAFNGFFYGQLARAKLPADADSNLVTGAINASPTEKFDTANDRALRAIDLLLTLNERDFAISFVFDLAVRSGSQPQLEALGDMLTARGDARAVLMMGKLALQRGVAIDRHAFPTFGIPTYQALTDNVEPSIVLAIARQESAFDPRVVSHAGARGLMQLMPATARVTATRYNTPFDVGRLTSDAPYNAQIGSAHLGDLLNDWRGSYILVFAAYNAGSHNVKKWIDANGDPRNPDVDPIDWIERIPYNETRNYVQRVMENLEAYRSRLMPGTPLLIEADMKRGAPGAPVAPIRNATIAGDPPAAARASR
- the dapA gene encoding 4-hydroxy-tetrahydrodipicolinate synthase; protein product: MGLTERFRGSMTALVTPFKDGKLDEAAFRALVNWQIENGTKALVPVGTTGESPTLSHKEHGHVVEWCVQEAKGRVPVIAGAGSNNTTEAIELAVHAEKAGADAVLVVTPYYNKPTQEGLYRHFKAINDAIGIPIFIYNIPPRSVIDMSVETMTRLFELKNIVGVKDATANVGRVSQQRHAMGAEFIQLSGEDMTALAFNAAGGHGCISVVANVAPRLCSDMQEASLRGDYVGALKIQDRLVPLHDAIFKEPGLAGAKRGLSILGRMSEEIRLPLIPVTPPTGAAIRQAMVHAGLINS
- the smpB gene encoding SsrA-binding protein SmpB; the protein is MAEKKPTQRVAADNRKARYNYEILETFEAGLELTGTEVKSLRGGKATIAESYAGPQGTDIFLINANIPEYLEANRWNHSPRRPRRLLLHRRQINKLLSAVEREGLTLIPLKIYFNDKGRAKLDLALARGKKLHDKRDSEKKRDWQRDKARLMRGDKG
- a CDS encoding peroxiredoxin, which encodes MSNQPGLLDVDWSKIPAPEDDGAADHLAGMRIPDLDLPATDGSLVSLGALAGRTVLYAYPRTGQPGQIALVDDWDMIPGARGCTPQSCAFRDHAADIRALGVANLFGLSTQDTPYQKEAAERLHLPFPLLSDEKLELTKALNLPTMDVAGVTLIKRLALVIDDGVIEKVFYPVFPPDRNAIDVVEWLGANASGDVD
- a CDS encoding DMP19 family protein; the protein is MPWRFGLAIAGLLIIAATASAAFAADRPACDLDALRRYPVTDALKNRAVPLGMPDIFFAAPDEAFDFRSDYQLDEKGAAKLRAALARGLATFPPAGRSVLMLAAIAGWTGFPDGLLGFFVSRNSVLLNEALQTLDAAGYEFHATLLREGSATFGPDYGTQRERYDRWSDGHGHIRDHSLDFALRRLSTRFRALPSLLDAAAEEIARSRELTAIYEPLRAEAPDDRKLAFLAGGLWKCLNHYDEPDKVAARLASLPAPYGRIIVVFIFNAEMLNGAVEQFFFNSSGGLAPDVADALDAMGLNKHADAVRRGVAMFPKPYPRALKERRDFMLGQGRAFSDALNKLTDAVDDGAIPGAMVKTARDAGVLPN
- a CDS encoding superoxide dismutase, encoding MDRRQIIRALGAAGAGTVFAQTVRAQTEPPFKLPPLGYAYEALEPHIDTATMRIHHTNHHAAYVANLNNIAGQLGDVAKAPMEQTLANLSSVPEAIRGVVRNNLGGHWNHTYFWELMTPGGPKEPTGDLEAAIDGAFGDLAKFQERLAAAALGRFGSGWAWLAVDKDKKLAVFNTPYQDTPHMEMQAKGAVIGIDVWEHAYYLKHQSRRADYVKAWWNVVNWDKASANFKKATA
- a CDS encoding NYN domain-containing protein; amino-acid sequence: MNQSDRIALFIDGANLYATTKTLGFDIDYKRLLNEFRSRGTLIRAYYYTALIEDQEYSSIRPLVDWLDYNGYRVVTKPAKEFVDSMGRRKVKGNMDIEIAVDALELAPFMTNMVLFSGDGDFTPLVEAVQRKGVRVSVVSTITTQPPMVSDDLRRQADEFIDIARLIERIGRDPQERAERGERLPRFIQGENGEEQRGERPVRFQRFERSERLSVGGRNAVTPGSSGGSNDS
- the rpoZ gene encoding DNA-directed RNA polymerase subunit omega encodes the protein MARVTVEDCVDKVDNRFELVLLASHRARMISQGASITVPRDNDKNPVVALREIADETVTPDDLKEELIHSLQKYVEVDEPEAEAVPLIGAAPAAAAVVSSGDDSEVQFDRMTEEDLLRGLEGLVPPSDTDTDEE
- a CDS encoding bifunctional (p)ppGpp synthetase/guanosine-3',5'-bis(diphosphate) 3'-pyrophosphohydrolase, which produces MMRQYELVERVKSYNPDADEELLNRAYVYAMKAHGAQKRASGDPYFAHPLEVAAILTDLKLDDATIVAAVLHDTIEDTAATREEIEKLFGHKIAALVEGLTKIKKLDFVSTKAKQGENFRKLLLAVAQDVRVLLVKLADRLHNMRTLHYVPEEKRKRIAEETLDIYAPLAGRMGMQGMRDELEDLSFKHLLPDAYAMISKRLAELTERSGKAIQTIERDLLRQLRARGLQCDVKGRRKHGYSIWRKMERKNISFEQLSDIFGFRVLVDKIEDCYLALGVVHTTWPMVPGRFKDYISTPKQNDYRSLHTTVIGPGSQRVELQIRTQTMHKLAEYGIAAHALYKEGFDTLVGGALEQESLAYQWLKRTVALLTEEDNPDEFLEHTKLELFHDQVFCFTPKGRLIALPRGATPIDFAYAVHTGIGNSAVGCKVNGRTAPLISELANGDEVEIISAPGQTPPAAWESLVVTGKARAAIRRATRAATRRQYAGLGRQIVERAFARAEKTYADDKVKAVLPRLARASLDDLFASVGRGEMASSDVLKAVYPGATIDPKAPAPTAPQDPDWVGLKKDKNVKVKAQKRKPDDGAAIPITGLDHDLPVRFAPDGGAVPGDRIVGILTPGEGITIYPIQSPALAAFDNEPDRWVDVRWDEEAARNRRFPARIALRSVNEPGTLAQITSIIAEHDGNIDNIEMRRPAPDFTELAIDLAVWDLKHLNAIISQLRARPVINRAERVNG